From Antricoccus suffuscus:
CTTCACGAACGCGTCTACGGCATTCGCGTGGTCCTCGGTGCCGCCGGCGACTGCCATATTGGCCGCCTCGTTGTCGAGGGCCTCGTCCAGAGCATGCGTCGCGGAGTACTGCACAGCCTGTTTGATCAGTCCGTACGCCGCCGTGGCCCCCGAAGCCAGGCGCGACGCTATGGCCGCCGCGTGGTCGGCGAGGTCAGCATCGGGAACGACTTCGTTGACCATCCCGATCCGCAGCGATTCCTCCGAGCCGACCGGGCTCGCGAGGAGCATCATCTCCAAGGCTTTGGCCTGTCCCACGAGCCGCGGCAAGTGGTACGACGCGCCGCTGTCCACCGATAGCCCGATATTGGCGAACGCGAGCAGAAACTTCGCGCTTTGCGCTGCCACGCGGAAGTCGCAGGCATACGCGAACGACGCGCCGGCGCCGGCCGCCATGCCGTTGACCGCCGCAATCGTCGGTTTCGGCATCTGCGCGAGGGAGCGCACTATCGGGTTGTAATGCTCGGCGACCGTTGCGAGCGGCGGGTTGCCGCTGCCAAGCTTCTCGAGATGTTCTTTAAGGTCCTGGCCAGCGCAGAAGGCGCGACCGCTGCCGGTGAGGACTACGGCTCGCACGGAGTCATCGGCGGCGAGATCGGCAAGGCCGTCACGCAGCGCCGTTTTCATTTCATCGGTGAGCGAGTTGAGCGCGTCCGGACGATTCATCGTCACGGTGGCAACCGGGCTGGCACGATCGATCAGGACTGTTTCGGTCATCGTTGGACTCCAGGTTCGGGCGCAGGTCTGCGGCGTGTGAATGCAGTCACGGTAGCGCGATTGAGTCTAGTAGACATCAGACGTCGGGACCCGGTTCGTCGATGCAGGTCAGCGTGGGGGAGAATTGACCGGGCTCACACTCGGCCGCTCTGAGAATCTACGGGAGTTCGAGCGTGAGGGAATGAAGCGAGCTTTATCCGAGCGCGCATGGACATATTGCAGCGCTGCGCTGAGCGATCAGTCAGCGGCGTGAAGGAGGAGAACAATGGCGGCCATGAAACCGCGGACCGGTGAAGGCCCGCTTGAGGTCACCAAAGAAGGCCGAGGGATAGTCATGCGAGTTCCGCTCGAAGGCGGCGGCAGACTGGTTGTTGAAATGACTCCAGATGAAGCCCAGGCGCTTTCTGATGCTCTCGAGGGTGTTGTCAAGTAGCTCGCTTTTCACTAAACACCGCACGATGTGAAGATCCCGGCCAGTTGGCCGGGATCTTTGCTATCTGTCAGCGCAGTGATTCGTAGAGAGCCTTCGTCTGTACGGCGATTGCGTCCCAACCGAAATCCTCGCGAGCCCGCTCTCGGCCTGCTGTCCCGTACCGCGCACACGTCGACGGATCGGCGACCAGCTCGTTGACGGCGGCCGCTATGTCGGACTCGAAACGGCCGGTATCCGCCGCGTCGTAGTGCACGATCGTGCCGGTCAGACCGTCGACGACGACCTCAGGAATCCCGCCCACGTCACTCGCCACGACCGCGGTCTCGCAGGCCATTGCCTCAAGGTTGACGATCCCGAGAGGTTCATAGACCGACGGGCAGACAAACACTGCCGCGTGCGTGAGGACCTGCGCGACCTTATCGCGGGGGAGCATCTCGCTCACGACGTACACCCCGCTGCGTTCGGCGTGCAGCGTCGCGAGTAGCGCATCAGTTTCTGCCTTCAGCTCTGGCGTGTCAGCGGCGCCCGCGAGTAGCACCAACTGCACCTCGGGCGCGAACTGCCGGGCCGCCGCTAGCAGGTGTGGCACGCCCTTCTGGCGGGTGATGCGCCCGACGAACGTCACGTAAGGCCGAGCCAGGTCCACGCCGATCTCGTCCAGCACGTCGGTGTCGTGGTCGGGTCGGTAGAGCTCGGTGTCGATCCCGTTGTAGATCGTGTGCACTTTGGCCGGGTCGATCTGTGGGTACGCCGCCAGGACGTCTGCGCGCATCCCGTTACTGACCGCGATGATCGCGTCGGCGGCCTCGTACGCCGTTTTTTCCGCCCATGACGACAGTCGGTAGCCGCCGCCGAGCTGTTCGGCTTTCCACGGACGAAGTGGTTCGAGGGAATGCGCTGATACGACGTGCGGTACGCCGTACAACAGCTTGCCCAGATGACCCGCGAAGTTGGCGTACCACGTGTGCGAGTGCAGTACGTCGCAATCGCCGAGCGCGGCGGTCATCGCGACGTCGGCGGCGATCACCTTGAGCGCCGGGTTGGCGTCCGGACCGCCCGGCACCTCCTCGGCGAATGCCTGCGCGCCGGGTCGTTCCGGGCCGGCGCAGAAAACCGACACGTCGAGAATCTTGCTCAGCTCGCGGACCAAGAAGTCGACGTGCACGCCGGCTCCGCCATACACATACGGCGGAAACTCGCGCGTCAACACACCTATTTTCAGCTGTTTCCCTGATCGCATGGTGAAACAGTAGCCGGAACGTGCTGCTCACGTTAATCTCCGGTGGTGGCTGGATCTCCGAAAGTTCTCGCGATTGTCCTTGCTGGGGGCGAAGGTAAGCGCCTGATGCCGCTCACTGTCGACCGGGCGAAGCCCGCCGTGCCGTTCGGTGGGTCGTATCGGCTCATCGATTTTGTGCTGTCCAACCTGGTCAATGCCGGGTTCATGCGGATCTGTGTGTTGACGCAGTACAAGTCTCACTCGCTCGATCTGCATATCTCGATGACGTGGCGGATGTCGGCAATGACCGGCAACTATGTGACTCCGGTGCCGGCTCAGCAACGACGCGGACCGCATTGGTACACCGGTAGTGCGGACGCGATCTACCAGAGCATGAACCTCATCAACGACGAAAAGCCTGACTATATTGCCGTTTTCGGCGCGGACCACGTCTATCGCATGGACCCGTCACAGATGTTGCAGCAGCACATCGAGACCGGCGCGGAGGTCACGGTCGCGGGGATCCGCGTACCGCGTGATCAGGCCTCGGCGTTCGGCGTGATTGATACCGACGAGACCGGCATGATGATCACTCAGTTCTTGGAGAAGCCCGCCGATCCGCCGGGCCTGCCGGACGATCCGGACTCGACGTTCGCCTCGATGGGCAACTACATCTTCACTCGGGACGCCCTCGTGCACACGCTGGAGGAGGACTCCGA
This genomic window contains:
- a CDS encoding enoyl-CoA hydratase-related protein — translated: MTETVLIDRASPVATVTMNRPDALNSLTDEMKTALRDGLADLAADDSVRAVVLTGSGRAFCAGQDLKEHLEKLGSGNPPLATVAEHYNPIVRSLAQMPKPTIAAVNGMAAGAGASFAYACDFRVAAQSAKFLLAFANIGLSVDSGASYHLPRLVGQAKALEMMLLASPVGSEESLRIGMVNEVVPDADLADHAAAIASRLASGATAAYGLIKQAVQYSATHALDEALDNEAANMAVAGGTEDHANAVDAFVKKEKPTFRGR
- a CDS encoding DUF3117 domain-containing protein, yielding MAAMKPRTGEGPLEVTKEGRGIVMRVPLEGGGRLVVEMTPDEAQALSDALEGVVK
- the glgA gene encoding glycogen synthase; translated protein: MRSGKQLKIGVLTREFPPYVYGGAGVHVDFLVRELSKILDVSVFCAGPERPGAQAFAEEVPGGPDANPALKVIAADVAMTAALGDCDVLHSHTWYANFAGHLGKLLYGVPHVVSAHSLEPLRPWKAEQLGGGYRLSSWAEKTAYEAADAIIAVSNGMRADVLAAYPQIDPAKVHTIYNGIDTELYRPDHDTDVLDEIGVDLARPYVTFVGRITRQKGVPHLLAAARQFAPEVQLVLLAGAADTPELKAETDALLATLHAERSGVYVVSEMLPRDKVAQVLTHAAVFVCPSVYEPLGIVNLEAMACETAVVASDVGGIPEVVVDGLTGTIVHYDAADTGRFESDIAAAVNELVADPSTCARYGTAGRERAREDFGWDAIAVQTKALYESLR
- the glgC gene encoding glucose-1-phosphate adenylyltransferase: MAGSPKVLAIVLAGGEGKRLMPLTVDRAKPAVPFGGSYRLIDFVLSNLVNAGFMRICVLTQYKSHSLDLHISMTWRMSAMTGNYVTPVPAQQRRGPHWYTGSADAIYQSMNLINDEKPDYIAVFGADHVYRMDPSQMLQQHIETGAEVTVAGIRVPRDQASAFGVIDTDETGMMITQFLEKPADPPGLPDDPDSTFASMGNYIFTRDALVHTLEEDSDNTASAHDMGGDIIPAMVERNSAYVYDFADNEVPGATARDRGYWRDVGTLDSIYEANMDLVSVHPIFNLYNRDWPIFTNNAPQMPPAKFVEAGRAEESIVSTGSIVAGGQVRNSVLGPSCRINRGAIVDGAVLMNNVTIGEGAVVRRTILDKNVVVPAGALIGVDLAADREKYHVTDSGIVVLGKDMTAT